In the Scyliorhinus torazame isolate Kashiwa2021f chromosome 4, sScyTor2.1, whole genome shotgun sequence genome, one interval contains:
- the LOC140410841 gene encoding 4-galactosyl-N-acetylglucosaminide 3-alpha-L-fucosyltransferase 9-like, whose amino-acid sequence MTSIGNTGIFRILLISTICLGCFLAMLLLYVQPTTNWIYTPLESAKSILGVKKPLVKVIEKNETIVLIWLWPFGAKFELNSCGSEFNCRLTADRNLYNKSHAVLFHHRDMSGDLSNLPKQPRPTFQKWVWMNLESPTHSPKKTGLDHFFNLTLTYRHDSDIKAPYGSLIINRVPLDFKLPKKSNLVCWVVSHWNTNHARVKFYNEFRKYININTYGQAFGKRLDNHKLMPTISSSKFYLAFENSVHEDYITEKLDNALRAGTVPVVLGTSRKNYENYIPADSFIHVDDFHSAKELAGYLHKLDGNEDLYMTYFKWRKHYSVRNQFSWCEHACHVCENVKRYQEYRSCSNLEKWFWD is encoded by the coding sequence ATGACATCAATTGGTAATACAGGGATTTTTCGCATCCTGTTAATATCCACCATCTGTTTGGGCTGTTTTTTAGCCATGTTGTTGCTGTATGTCCaaccaacaaccaactggatttatACTCCATTGGAATCTGCCAAATCGATACTCGGTGTGAAAAAGCCCCTTGTGAAAGTTATTGAAAAGAATGAAACTATTGTACTCATTTGGCTTTGGCCTTTTGGTGCAAAATTTGAGCTCAATTCTTGTGGATCTGAGTTCAACTGCCGTTTAACTGCAGATAGAAACCTCTATAACAAATCTCATGCTGTCCTTTTCCATCACCGAGACATGAGTGGAGACTTGTCCAATCTGCCCAAACAGCCTCGGCCAACATTTCAGAAATGGGTTTGGATGAACCTGGAGTCACCTACCCACTCTCCAAAAAAGACTGGACTCGACCATTTCTTCAACCTGACCTTGACATATCGTCATGATTCAGATATCAAAGCGCCTTATGGGTCTCTGATAATAAACAGAGTGCCATTAGATTTTAAACTGCCTAAGAAAAGCAATCTGGTGTGTTGGGTTGTAAGCCATTGGAACACTAATCATGCCAGAGTGAAGTTCTACAATGAATTCCGCAAATACATTAATATCAACACTTACGGTCAAGCCTTCGGGAAACGTCTGGACAATCACAAATTGATGCCTACCATATCTAGTTCTAAATTCTACCTTGCCTTTGAGAATTCAGTACATGAAGATTACATAACTGAAAAGCTCGACAATGCTTTGCGTGCTGGCACCGTGCCTGTGGTCCTGGGGACATCTAGAAAAAACTATGAAAATTACATTCCAGCCGATTCTTTCATTCATGTGGATGATTTCCACTCAGCTAAAGAACTTGCGGGTTACCTGCACAAACTGGACGGGAATGAAGATTTGTACATGACCTACTTCAAATGGAGGAAACACTACTCAGTGAGGAATCAGTTTTCCTGGTGTGAACACGCATGCCACGTGTGTGAGAATGTAAAACGGTATCAAGAATATAGATCATGTTCCAATTTGGAGAAATGGTTTTGGGACTGA